A window from Azoarcus sp. DD4 encodes these proteins:
- a CDS encoding ATP-binding cassette domain-containing protein gives MSAIDSKEFAHVAEQGQRGAQGVALRVEQVERRFGERTVLHKLDLDIRPGEFVAIVGKSGCGKSTLLRLLAGLDKADGGRLAVNGRELDGLDDDTRIMFQDARLLPWRKVIDNVALGLPGKRWVVNELARQALAQVGLVDRAEEWPARLSGGQRQRVALARALVHRPRLLLLDEPLGALDALTRIEMHRLIEQLWREHGFTAVLVTHDVSEAVALADRIVIIEDGRIALDQQVELPRPRARGDAAFAALEGRVLDRLLTVQALNARNQVRGKVIAIRADAVLAEVEIEVLDRRGVRDTIVSTLTVRNLREHPLEVGAEVVAVFKSNEVALARPVGDDEPLASYLDVLLPC, from the coding sequence ATGAGTGCAATCGACAGCAAGGAATTCGCCCATGTGGCGGAGCAGGGGCAGCGCGGCGCGCAGGGCGTGGCGCTGCGGGTGGAGCAGGTGGAGCGCCGCTTCGGCGAACGCACCGTGCTGCACAAGCTGGATCTCGACATCCGGCCGGGCGAGTTCGTCGCTATCGTCGGCAAGAGCGGCTGCGGCAAGAGCACGCTGCTGCGCCTGCTCGCCGGGCTGGACAAGGCCGATGGCGGCCGCCTCGCGGTGAATGGCCGTGAGCTCGACGGTCTGGACGACGACACCCGCATCATGTTCCAGGATGCCCGGCTGCTGCCGTGGAGGAAGGTGATCGACAATGTCGCCCTCGGCCTGCCCGGCAAGCGTTGGGTGGTGAACGAGCTGGCGCGCCAGGCGCTGGCCCAGGTCGGCCTGGTGGACCGCGCCGAGGAGTGGCCGGCGCGGCTCTCCGGCGGCCAGCGCCAGCGGGTGGCGCTGGCGCGCGCGCTGGTGCACCGGCCGCGCCTGCTGCTCCTCGACGAACCGCTGGGCGCGCTCGACGCGCTCACCCGCATCGAGATGCACCGCCTGATCGAGCAGCTGTGGCGCGAGCACGGATTCACCGCGGTGCTGGTGACCCACGACGTGAGCGAGGCGGTGGCGCTGGCCGACCGCATCGTCATCATCGAGGACGGCCGTATCGCGCTCGACCAGCAGGTCGAGCTGCCGCGCCCGCGTGCCCGCGGCGATGCCGCCTTTGCCGCGCTGGAGGGCAGGGTGCTGGACCGGCTGCTCACCGTGCAGGCGCTCAATGCGCGCAACCAGGTGCGCGGCAAGGTCATCGCGATTCGCGCCGACGCGGTGCTGGCCGAGGTCGAGATCGAGGTGCTCGACCGCCGTGGCGTGCGCGACACCATCGTATCGACGTTGACGGTACGCAATCTGCGCGAGCATCCGCTGGAGGTCGGTGCCGAGGTGGTGGCGGTGTTCAAATCCAACGAGGTGGCGCTGGCCCGCCCGGTCGGCGACGACGAACCGCTGGCGAGCTATCTCGACGTGCTGCTGCCGTGCTGA
- the ssuC gene encoding aliphatic sulfonate ABC transporter permease SsuC has product MSNATTGWRSRPALAAALPWLVPVAIVVLWQLAAQTGWLSTRILPAPLAVLQAGYALAASGELFTHLGASFARAATGFAIGGGIGFFFGLINGGYRLAEKLFDTTLQMVRNVPHLALIPLVILWFGIGEEGKLFLVALGVFFPIYLNTFHGIRSVDAALVEMGRSYGLSGWALFRQVILPGALPNILVGVRYALGFMWLTLIVAETISATSGIGYMAMNAREFLQTDVVVLAILLYAVLGKLADVVARGLERVWLRWNTAYQPV; this is encoded by the coding sequence ATGAGTAACGCGACCACCGGCTGGCGCAGCCGGCCCGCTCTTGCCGCCGCGCTGCCCTGGCTGGTGCCGGTGGCCATCGTCGTGCTGTGGCAGCTCGCCGCGCAGACCGGCTGGCTGTCCACCCGCATCCTGCCGGCGCCGCTGGCGGTGCTGCAGGCGGGTTACGCGCTCGCCGCCAGCGGCGAACTCTTCACCCACCTCGGTGCCAGCTTCGCCCGCGCCGCCACCGGTTTTGCCATCGGCGGCGGTATCGGTTTCTTCTTCGGGCTGATCAACGGCGGCTACCGGCTGGCGGAAAAGCTCTTCGATACCACGCTGCAGATGGTGCGCAACGTGCCGCACCTGGCGCTGATCCCGCTGGTCATCCTGTGGTTCGGTATCGGCGAGGAGGGCAAGCTCTTCCTGGTCGCGCTCGGGGTGTTCTTCCCGATCTACCTCAACACCTTCCACGGCATCCGCTCGGTGGATGCCGCGCTGGTGGAGATGGGGCGCTCCTACGGCCTGTCCGGCTGGGCGCTGTTCCGCCAGGTGATCCTGCCGGGCGCGCTGCCCAACATCCTGGTCGGCGTGCGCTATGCGCTCGGCTTCATGTGGCTGACGCTGATCGTCGCCGAGACCATCTCCGCGACCTCCGGCATCGGCTACATGGCGATGAATGCGCGCGAATTCCTGCAGACCGACGTGGTGGTGCTGGCGATCCTGCTGTACGCGGTGCTCGGCAAGCTGGCCGACGTGGTGGCGCGCGGGCTGGAGCGGGTGTGGCTGCGCTGGAACACCGCCTACCAGCCGGTTTGA
- a CDS encoding aliphatic sulfonate ABC transporter substrate-binding protein produces the protein MSMHKPNPFSPTRRRSLITLGGLASAALLPSFARAAWDGKAVRIGYQKSSTLTVLAKARGALDKRLAPLGLKTEWFEFTSGLPLLEALNVGSIDFSADVADTVPVFAQAAGARLTYVAQEAPSPTAQAIVVPEVSPIRSLADLKGKKIGVAKASGAHYLLIAALAKGGLSPRDVEVAYLTPADGRAAFEKGAIDAWAIWDPFLAGVQRQSKVRRLTGEPAVAEYKRYYLAADSFAEARPDVLALIFDELKQTGRWVKANPKEAAAQLAPVWGLDADTVELANGRRSYDVRAVAADQLGEQQRIADAFFDEKLLPKKVVATEVRLWKPA, from the coding sequence ATGAGCATGCACAAGCCTAATCCCTTCTCCCCCACCCGCCGCCGCAGCCTCATCACCCTCGGCGGTCTCGCCTCCGCCGCGCTGCTGCCGTCCTTCGCCCGTGCGGCCTGGGACGGCAAGGCGGTGCGCATCGGCTACCAGAAGTCCTCCACCCTCACCGTGCTGGCCAAGGCGCGTGGGGCGCTCGACAAGCGTCTCGCGCCGCTGGGCCTCAAGACCGAGTGGTTCGAATTCACCAGCGGTTTGCCGCTGCTGGAAGCGCTCAATGTCGGCAGCATCGACTTCAGCGCCGATGTGGCCGACACCGTGCCGGTGTTCGCGCAGGCCGCCGGCGCGCGCCTGACCTATGTCGCACAGGAGGCGCCGTCGCCCACCGCGCAGGCCATTGTCGTGCCGGAAGTCTCGCCCATACGGTCGCTGGCCGACCTCAAGGGCAAGAAGATCGGCGTCGCCAAGGCCTCGGGCGCGCACTACCTGCTGATCGCCGCGCTTGCCAAGGGCGGGCTGTCGCCGCGCGACGTCGAAGTGGCCTACCTCACCCCGGCCGATGGCCGCGCCGCCTTCGAGAAGGGTGCGATCGATGCTTGGGCGATCTGGGATCCCTTCCTCGCCGGCGTGCAGCGCCAGTCCAAGGTACGGCGGCTCACCGGTGAGCCGGCGGTGGCGGAGTACAAGCGCTACTACCTCGCCGCCGACAGTTTCGCCGAGGCCCGGCCCGACGTGCTGGCGCTGATCTTCGACGAACTGAAGCAGACCGGACGCTGGGTCAAGGCCAACCCGAAGGAAGCGGCGGCGCAGCTCGCGCCGGTGTGGGGGCTGGACGCCGACACGGTGGAACTCGCCAACGGCCGCCGCAGCTACGACGTGCGCGCGGTGGCGGCGGACCAGCTCGGCGAGCAGCAGCGCATCGCGGACGCCTTCTTCGACGAGAAGCTGCTGCCGAAGAAGGTGGTGGCGACCGAGGTACGACTATGGAAACCGGCTTGA
- the ssuD gene encoding FMNH2-dependent alkanesulfonate monooxygenase, translating into MSQDNKLNIFWFLPTHGDGRYLGTAHQARAVDHNYLKQIAQAADSLGYGGVLIPTGRSCEDSWIVASSLVPVTRHLKFLVALRPATISPTVAARQAATLDRLSEGRLLVNVVAGGDASDLEADGIFLDHDERYAHADEFLDVWKRLLSGETVDYDGKHIKVKGARQLFPPLQQPHPPLFFGGSSDRAHDTAARHVELYLSWGEAPEEVAKKFADVRKRAEKEGRQVRFGVRLHVIPRETEAAAWQAADELIRYLDDDTIAKAQASLGRMDSEGQRRMRELHGGDRSKLEIAPNLWAGVGLVRGGAGTALVGDGKIIAERIKEYAAIGADTFVLSGYPHLEEAYRFAELVFPHLNVANPRFDTDVAAGLTNATAGNLRKAPTLVSPFGEMVANDLYPKASAS; encoded by the coding sequence ATGAGTCAGGACAACAAGCTCAACATCTTCTGGTTTCTGCCCACCCACGGCGATGGCCGCTACCTCGGCACCGCGCATCAGGCGCGCGCGGTGGATCACAACTACCTCAAGCAGATCGCCCAGGCGGCCGACAGCCTCGGCTATGGCGGCGTGCTGATACCCACCGGGCGCTCGTGCGAGGATTCCTGGATCGTCGCCTCCAGCCTGGTGCCGGTAACCCGCCATCTCAAGTTCCTGGTCGCGCTGCGCCCGGCGACGATTTCGCCGACGGTGGCGGCGCGTCAGGCGGCGACGCTGGACCGTCTGTCCGAAGGCCGGCTGCTGGTGAATGTAGTGGCGGGCGGCGACGCCTCCGACCTCGAAGCCGACGGCATCTTCCTCGACCATGACGAACGCTACGCGCACGCCGACGAATTCCTCGACGTGTGGAAGCGCCTGCTGTCCGGCGAGACGGTCGATTACGACGGCAAGCACATCAAGGTAAAGGGCGCGCGCCAACTCTTCCCGCCGCTGCAGCAGCCGCATCCGCCGCTGTTCTTCGGCGGCTCGTCGGACCGCGCCCACGACACCGCGGCCAGGCACGTCGAGCTCTACCTGTCGTGGGGCGAGGCGCCGGAAGAGGTGGCGAAGAAGTTCGCCGACGTGAGGAAACGCGCCGAGAAGGAGGGCCGCCAGGTGCGCTTCGGCGTGCGCCTGCATGTGATCCCGCGCGAAACCGAGGCGGCGGCGTGGCAGGCCGCGGACGAGCTGATCCGCTACCTCGACGACGACACCATCGCCAAGGCGCAGGCCTCGCTCGGCCGCATGGATTCCGAAGGCCAGCGCCGCATGCGCGAACTGCACGGCGGCGACCGCAGCAAGCTGGAGATCGCCCCCAACCTGTGGGCCGGCGTAGGACTGGTGCGCGGCGGCGCCGGCACCGCGCTGGTGGGCGACGGCAAGATCATCGCCGAGCGCATCAAGGAATACGCCGCGATCGGCGCCGACACCTTCGTGCTGTCGGGCTATCCGCACCTGGAAGAAGCGTACCGCTTCGCCGAACTGGTGTTCCCGCATCTGAACGTGGCGAACCCGCGCTTCGACACCGACGTGGCGGCGGGGCTGACCAACGCCACCGCCGGGAATCTGCGCAAGGCGCCGACGCTGGTAAGCCCGTTCGGGGAGATGGTGGCGAACGATCTTTATCCGAAGGCGTCGGCGAGTTGA
- a CDS encoding sulfonate ABC transporter substrate-binding protein — translation MSHANNRRRFIRFAAAAAGLAVLSAGPAHAQQKEIRIGWQKGSTLSIVKARGNLDARLKAEGVKVTWTEFPAGPQMLEGLNVGSIDIGVVGETPPVFAQAAGADLVYVGNEPPAPRAEKILVPKDSPIKSLAELKGRKVVLNKGSNVHYLLVKALESAKLKYSDIEVVFLPPADARAAFEKGAVDAWAIWDPFGAAAEAQIGARIVADGSGIVNNYNFYIAARSFVHKHPEVLASALVAINETGTWVGANQQDAAAIVAPQIGLPVEVAAVSVSRYGYGVKPLTNDVVKHQQQMADALFELKLIPKKLDVAGAVWRPAP, via the coding sequence ATGAGCCATGCAAACAATCGCCGCCGCTTCATCCGCTTTGCCGCCGCGGCTGCCGGCCTCGCCGTGCTGTCCGCCGGCCCGGCCCATGCGCAGCAGAAGGAAATCCGCATCGGCTGGCAGAAGGGTTCCACGCTGTCCATCGTTAAGGCGCGCGGCAACCTCGACGCCCGTCTCAAGGCCGAAGGCGTGAAGGTGACGTGGACCGAATTCCCCGCCGGGCCGCAGATGCTGGAAGGGCTCAACGTCGGCAGCATCGACATCGGCGTGGTCGGCGAGACGCCGCCGGTGTTCGCCCAGGCCGCGGGTGCGGATCTGGTCTATGTCGGCAACGAGCCGCCTGCGCCGCGCGCCGAGAAGATCCTGGTGCCCAAGGATTCGCCGATCAAGTCGCTGGCCGAACTCAAGGGCAGGAAGGTGGTGCTCAACAAGGGCTCCAACGTGCATTACCTGCTGGTGAAGGCGCTGGAATCCGCCAAGCTCAAGTACAGCGACATCGAGGTGGTGTTCCTGCCGCCGGCCGATGCGCGCGCCGCCTTCGAGAAGGGCGCGGTCGATGCCTGGGCGATCTGGGACCCGTTCGGCGCCGCCGCCGAAGCGCAGATCGGCGCCCGCATCGTTGCCGACGGCAGCGGCATCGTGAACAACTACAACTTCTACATCGCCGCGCGCAGCTTCGTGCACAAGCATCCGGAAGTGCTGGCCTCGGCGCTGGTCGCGATCAACGAAACCGGCACCTGGGTGGGCGCCAACCAGCAGGACGCCGCCGCCATCGTCGCGCCGCAGATCGGCCTGCCGGTGGAGGTCGCCGCGGTGTCGGTGTCGCGCTACGGCTACGGCGTGAAGCCGCTCACCAACGACGTGGTGAAGCACCAGCAGCAGATGGCCGACGCGCTGTTCGAACTGAAGCTCATCCCCAAGAAGCTGGACGTTGCCGGTGCCGTGTGGCGCCCGGCGCCCTGA
- a CDS encoding molybdopterin-binding protein, which yields MSIHSINVRNQFRGKVKEIINGPVVSEIDVETPHGIVTSVITTRSVQELQLKVGSEVIALVKSTEVSIAKV from the coding sequence ATGTCCATTCATTCGATCAACGTCCGCAATCAATTCCGCGGCAAGGTGAAGGAAATCATCAACGGCCCGGTGGTCTCGGAAATCGACGTGGAGACGCCCCACGGCATCGTCACTTCCGTCATTACGACGCGCTCGGTGCAGGAGCTGCAACTGAAAGTCGGCAGCGAGGTGATTGCGCTGGTGAAGTCGACCGAAGTGTCGATCGCCAAGGTCTGA
- a CDS encoding DUF2325 domain-containing protein codes for MKASATRALVVGADRVDAIRAELEQSAHLGVTRTEHWSGRQVGDNRRAIPSDTRFVVVLCDRINHDLLYSVRRQAESRGVPVVYCRHSLVDMRDKLARFVVPAESDCIAVDCPVRKEKAAGSRRKARH; via the coding sequence ATGAAAGCAAGCGCAACGCGGGCCCTGGTGGTGGGTGCGGACCGGGTCGACGCGATCCGGGCGGAACTCGAGCAATCGGCCCATCTTGGCGTGACCCGCACCGAGCACTGGTCCGGCCGCCAGGTGGGCGACAACCGCCGGGCGATCCCGAGCGACACCCGTTTCGTGGTGGTGCTGTGCGACCGCATCAACCACGACCTCCTCTACAGCGTACGCCGCCAGGCCGAGAGCCGCGGCGTGCCGGTGGTGTATTGCCGTCATTCGCTGGTGGACATGCGCGACAAACTCGCGCGTTTCGTGGTGCCGGCCGAATCGGACTGCATCGCGGTCGATTGTCCGGTACGTAAGGAAAAGGCTGCCGGCAGCCGCCGGAAGGCACGGCATTGA
- a CDS encoding ABC transporter substrate-binding protein, with product MRTKPLVRAGLAALAFAFASGAAIAESIKVGYLPVTGHAKFFVAKEQGFFKQEGLDVELVEFVNSADGLNAVVANKLDIGAFGTTAPLVHYSRGADLKIIGGIMGEDAAIIVKPENADKIRNVADLKGKKIATIRLATGDAVLRAALKDQKIDWKKDVEIFELKSPPAVLEAVKSGQVDAGVTWGPHDIRAERQGLKVVIRTGELQPGHPCCRLVVKSERLKEGDTWDRFLRAILKAEKFAAQNRKETIDSIQKYVKLDRDILEQGYYSPHLEQGTDPNVKGTQKFWTTMVSSEFIEGSRPLQPAFALDPYHRALQGLAKEQPNDPFWKQKLKAEQERNVL from the coding sequence ATGCGTACCAAACCGCTCGTCCGCGCCGGCCTCGCCGCGCTTGCCTTTGCGTTCGCCTCCGGCGCCGCGATTGCCGAATCGATCAAGGTCGGCTACCTGCCGGTCACCGGCCATGCCAAGTTCTTCGTCGCCAAGGAACAGGGCTTCTTCAAGCAGGAAGGGCTGGACGTCGAACTGGTGGAATTCGTCAATTCCGCCGACGGCCTCAACGCGGTGGTCGCCAACAAGCTGGACATCGGCGCCTTCGGCACCACCGCGCCGCTGGTGCATTACTCGCGCGGCGCCGATCTCAAGATCATCGGCGGCATCATGGGCGAAGACGCGGCGATCATCGTGAAGCCGGAAAACGCCGACAAGATCCGCAACGTCGCAGACCTCAAGGGCAAGAAGATCGCCACCATCCGCCTCGCCACCGGCGACGCGGTGCTGCGCGCGGCGCTCAAGGACCAGAAGATCGACTGGAAGAAGGACGTCGAGATCTTCGAACTGAAGAGCCCGCCGGCGGTGCTGGAGGCGGTGAAGTCCGGCCAGGTCGATGCCGGCGTCACCTGGGGCCCGCACGACATCCGCGCCGAACGCCAGGGCCTGAAAGTGGTGATCCGCACCGGCGAGCTGCAACCCGGCCATCCGTGCTGCCGCCTGGTGGTGAAGTCCGAGCGGCTGAAGGAAGGCGACACCTGGGATCGCTTCCTGCGCGCCATCCTGAAGGCCGAGAAGTTCGCCGCGCAGAACCGCAAGGAAACCATCGATTCCATTCAGAAGTACGTGAAGCTCGACCGCGACATCCTCGAGCAGGGCTACTACTCGCCGCACCTGGAACAGGGCACCGACCCCAACGTGAAGGGCACGCAGAAGTTCTGGACGACCATGGTGTCCTCCGAATTCATCGAGGGTAGCCGCCCGCTGCAGCCGGCGTTCGCGCTCGATCCCTACCACCGTGCGCTGCAGGGCCTCGCCAAGGAACAGCCGAACGACCCGTTCTGGAAGCAGAAGCTGAAGGCGGAACAGGAAAGGAACGTGCTGTGA
- a CDS encoding ABC transporter ATP-binding protein — MTTGNSLRVEGLAFAYGEREILRGIELNVAEGEFVALLGPSGSGKSTLLRLIAGLEKPNRGRVAAAGKPVAGPGPDRAVVFQHYALFPWMTVADNVAEAVAKSHPGLGRAERRQRAWEHLERVGLGDAAPRHPFELSGGMQQRAAIARALALESPFLLMDEPFGALDPINRARLQDLLIEVWQRGRPRRTVVFVTHDVDEALLLADRVVVMGASPGRIIAEHVVPFARPRKRAALFGETAFHELRERIAEALDADTLAGLEVV, encoded by the coding sequence ATGACAACCGGCAACAGCCTGCGCGTCGAAGGCCTGGCCTTCGCCTACGGCGAGCGCGAGATCCTGCGCGGCATCGAGCTGAACGTGGCCGAGGGCGAGTTCGTCGCCCTGCTCGGCCCCAGCGGCTCCGGCAAATCCACCCTGCTGCGGCTGATCGCGGGGCTGGAGAAGCCCAACCGCGGCCGCGTTGCCGCCGCCGGCAAGCCGGTGGCCGGCCCCGGCCCGGACCGCGCGGTGGTGTTCCAGCACTACGCGCTGTTTCCGTGGATGACGGTAGCGGACAACGTCGCCGAAGCCGTGGCCAAGTCTCACCCCGGCCTCGGCCGCGCCGAGCGCCGCCAGCGCGCCTGGGAACACCTGGAGCGCGTCGGCCTCGGCGACGCCGCCCCGCGCCATCCGTTCGAGCTGTCCGGCGGCATGCAGCAGCGCGCCGCGATTGCCCGCGCGCTGGCGCTGGAATCGCCCTTCCTGCTGATGGACGAACCCTTCGGCGCGCTCGACCCGATCAACCGCGCCAGGCTGCAGGACCTGCTGATCGAGGTCTGGCAACGCGGCCGCCCGCGCCGCACCGTGGTGTTCGTCACCCACGACGTCGACGAAGCCCTGCTGCTGGCCGACCGCGTGGTGGTGATGGGCGCCTCGCCGGGGCGGATCATCGCCGAGCACGTGGTGCCGTTCGCGCGGCCGCGCAAACGCGCGGCGCTGTTCGGCGAGACAGCGTTCCATGAACTGCGCGAGCGGATCGCGGAGGCGCTGGATGCGGACACGCTGGCGGGGTTGGAGGTGGTTTGA
- a CDS encoding ABC transporter permease yields the protein MSAQQTALDHPTTPAAEPAAPRFRLPFAWEPWAFAAVLVAIWQAIGSALAGSGNPLLPPPITVLQALWDSLPELGRGTVSSLLILIPGFGAALVLGVALGLAAGTTPRLARAFFPFAKVAAPVPPTVYIPYAIAVLPTFHLSATFVVFVGAFWPIFQNAAAGALAVEGRHRDNARVLGFGRLETLRKVIFPAALPHVFSGMAVGLGFSFILLTVAELFGANAGLGRFVQYYADFADYPRMVAGILYTGAVTWAVMSLLDALRHRALFWLR from the coding sequence ATGAGCGCCCAACAAACCGCGCTTGACCACCCCACCACCCCGGCCGCCGAGCCCGCAGCGCCCCGCTTCCGCCTCCCCTTCGCCTGGGAACCGTGGGCCTTCGCCGCCGTGCTCGTCGCCATCTGGCAGGCGATCGGCAGCGCGCTCGCCGGCAGCGGCAACCCGTTGCTGCCGCCGCCGATCACCGTGCTGCAGGCACTGTGGGATTCGCTGCCGGAACTCGGCCGCGGCACCGTGTCGTCCCTCCTCATCCTCATCCCGGGTTTCGGTGCCGCGCTGGTGCTGGGCGTCGCGCTCGGGCTGGCTGCCGGTACCACGCCGCGGCTGGCGCGGGCCTTCTTCCCGTTCGCCAAGGTCGCCGCGCCGGTGCCGCCGACGGTTTATATCCCCTACGCGATCGCGGTGCTGCCAACCTTCCACCTGTCGGCCACCTTCGTAGTCTTCGTCGGCGCCTTCTGGCCGATCTTCCAGAACGCCGCCGCCGGTGCGCTGGCGGTGGAAGGCCGCCACCGCGACAACGCCCGCGTGCTCGGCTTCGGCCGGCTGGAAACCCTGCGCAAGGTGATCTTCCCGGCCGCGCTGCCGCACGTCTTCTCCGGCATGGCGGTGGGCCTGGGCTTCTCCTTCATCCTGCTGACGGTGGCCGAACTCTTCGGCGCCAACGCCGGGCTGGGCCGCTTCGTGCAGTACTACGCCGACTTCGCCGACTACCCGCGCATGGTCGCCGGCATCCTCTACACCGGCGCGGTGACCTGGGCGGTGATGAGCCTGCTCGACGCCCTGCGCCATCGCGCCTTGTTCTGGCTGCGCTGA
- a CDS encoding thioredoxin fold domain-containing protein translates to MSKPHRPHRSPFADATVPELPNPLPDAIPGEPLPPADFTAEREGLLERSLWIGLIGILLLLAALFADGSVGAASAAPATTAAKHDDGFFPPTADLARALAQARKDGKHGVAVLYEMNGCSDCARLRATSFKDAGLRRDYQRDFVVASVMADEPTALRDFDGKPTNQAEFAHAQRVYALPTVVFYDLDGIPVARQVGNTLALADWLRLGRYVREAGYEEAPFSAWKPAARKGS, encoded by the coding sequence ATGTCCAAGCCCCATCGCCCACATCGCAGCCCCTTTGCCGACGCGACGGTGCCCGAGCTGCCCAACCCGCTTCCCGATGCCATCCCGGGCGAACCGCTGCCGCCCGCGGACTTCACCGCCGAGCGCGAAGGCCTGCTCGAGCGCAGCCTGTGGATAGGCCTGATCGGCATCCTGCTGCTGCTCGCCGCGCTCTTCGCCGATGGCAGCGTCGGCGCAGCCAGCGCCGCACCGGCCACCACCGCGGCCAAGCACGACGACGGGTTCTTCCCGCCCACCGCCGATCTCGCCAGGGCGCTCGCCCAGGCCCGCAAGGATGGCAAGCACGGCGTGGCGGTGCTTTACGAGATGAACGGCTGCAGCGACTGCGCCCGCCTGCGCGCCACCAGCTTCAAGGACGCCGGCCTGCGCCGCGACTACCAGCGCGACTTCGTTGTCGCCAGCGTGATGGCGGACGAACCCACCGCGCTGCGCGACTTCGACGGCAAGCCCACCAACCAGGCGGAATTCGCCCACGCGCAGCGGGTGTATGCGCTGCCGACGGTGGTGTTCTACGACCTCGACGGCATCCCGGTGGCGCGCCAGGTCGGCAACACGCTGGCGCTGGCGGACTGGCTGCGCCTCGGCCGCTACGTGCGCGAAGCCGGCTACGAGGAAGCCCCTTTCTCCGCCTGGAAGCCCGCCGCGCGCAAGGGCAGTTGA
- a CDS encoding phenylacetate--CoA ligase family protein, with the protein MTHANDRKYWDPQLETQSRADWNALKLGLLKTHLKHAYDNSPYYRSSFDAAGVKPEDLKTLADLQRFPTIDKKILRERQEAKPLLGDLAAVPEREVVYVSASSGSTGVPTVSPFTQQDFDDWIAYEARQFWSSGLRPEDRYAHSLNFSLFIGGPCVLGAQKLGALSIHAGTVPSERLLAILRQFQATAIWTTPSYAWYLGETAQKEGIDPKKDLAVKRIFVAGEPGGSIPETRARIEALWGAEVYDYYGLSDIFGSCAGMCEEKDGLHWAEDHILVEVLDPETGEPVAPGERGEMVLTTLKKRARPLIRFRTGDIVSFTDEPCACGRTSQRLLGVHGRRDDMLIVRGVNIFPSDVEAIVRKDHDFSGEYRLVIERIDHLDRLTIEVERAAAFPGTADALADRLAHRVKAITGVGAHIAVLDPDTLPRATHKAKRVEDRRGQVWTA; encoded by the coding sequence ATGACGCACGCGAACGACCGCAAGTACTGGGACCCGCAACTCGAAACCCAGAGCCGCGCCGACTGGAACGCGCTCAAGCTCGGCCTGCTGAAGACGCATCTGAAGCACGCCTACGACAACTCGCCTTACTACCGCAGCAGCTTCGACGCCGCCGGCGTGAAGCCGGAAGACCTGAAGACACTCGCCGACCTGCAGCGCTTCCCGACCATCGACAAGAAGATCCTGCGCGAACGCCAGGAAGCGAAGCCGCTGCTCGGCGACCTCGCCGCGGTGCCGGAACGCGAGGTGGTGTATGTGTCGGCCTCGTCCGGCTCCACCGGCGTGCCCACGGTGTCGCCCTTCACCCAGCAGGATTTCGACGACTGGATAGCCTACGAGGCGCGCCAGTTCTGGTCTTCCGGCCTGCGTCCGGAAGACCGCTACGCGCACTCGCTCAACTTTTCGCTCTTCATCGGCGGCCCCTGCGTGCTCGGCGCGCAGAAGCTCGGCGCGCTCAGCATCCACGCCGGCACGGTGCCGTCGGAGCGCCTGCTCGCCATCCTGCGCCAGTTCCAGGCCACCGCGATCTGGACCACGCCGTCCTACGCCTGGTACCTGGGCGAGACCGCGCAAAAGGAAGGCATCGACCCGAAGAAGGATCTGGCGGTGAAGCGCATCTTCGTCGCCGGCGAGCCCGGCGGCTCCATTCCCGAGACCCGCGCCCGCATCGAGGCGCTGTGGGGCGCCGAGGTGTACGACTACTACGGCCTGTCGGACATCTTCGGCTCCTGCGCCGGCATGTGCGAGGAGAAGGACGGCCTGCACTGGGCGGAAGACCACATCCTGGTCGAAGTGCTCGATCCCGAGACCGGCGAGCCGGTCGCCCCCGGCGAACGCGGCGAAATGGTGCTGACCACGCTGAAGAAGCGCGCCCGCCCGCTGATCCGCTTCCGCACCGGCGACATCGTCAGCTTCACCGATGAGCCCTGCGCCTGCGGTCGCACCAGCCAGCGCCTGCTCGGCGTGCATGGGCGCCGCGACGACATGCTGATCGTGCGCGGGGTGAACATCTTCCCGAGCGACGTCGAGGCCATCGTGCGCAAGGACCACGACTTCAGCGGCGAATACCGGCTGGTGATCGAGCGCATCGACCACCTCGACCGCCTCACCATCGAGGTCGAGCGCGCCGCCGCCTTCCCCGGCACAGCCGACGCGCTTGCCGACCGCCTCGCCCACCGCGTCAAGGCGATCACCGGCGTCGGCGCCCACATCGCGGTGCTCGACCCCGACACCCTGCCGCGCGCCACCCACAAGGCGAAGCGGGTGGAAGACCGCCGCGGCCAGGTGTGGACTGCCTGA